A genome region from Thermococcus gorgonarius includes the following:
- a CDS encoding AAA family ATPase, translating to MLFDLQPKTKREDLYDRENELREFRSAVNLGENLILLLGIRRLGKSSLLNVALTELGFPYAKIDVRSLYFTHGSIPQEILAQKILSSFLSTVKPHKSLLLRLEKTLSSIRGLRISGLSVEFERKPDLAEILEKINSWAENENLRAIIAFDEAQYLRLSGIRYDGLIAYAVDTLPAITFVLTGSEVGMLQDFLGLEDPKKPLFGRYAREIVLQRFKREESVDFLRKGFGEIGIEPAEKEIEEAVERLDGIVGWLTMYGYLRGVRGLSHSEAMDELFNMAEKLIREELSSLIQNSRRYGVILKAVAMGNTRWSTIKEYVEFKMGPVNDAKFSILLKNLLKYGYLEQRGNEYAIPDPVVKEVVRNLQLTPR from the coding sequence GGAGTGCAGTGAACTTGGGAGAAAATCTGATTCTTCTGCTCGGCATAAGACGCCTTGGAAAGAGCTCCCTCCTGAACGTCGCCCTCACTGAGCTGGGATTTCCCTATGCAAAAATAGATGTCCGCTCTCTCTATTTCACCCACGGTTCAATACCCCAGGAGATTCTGGCACAGAAAATTTTGAGTTCTTTCCTCTCAACGGTTAAGCCACACAAATCCCTCCTGTTGAGGCTCGAAAAAACATTGTCCTCCATCAGGGGGCTTAGAATCTCAGGCCTGAGTGTAGAATTCGAGAGAAAACCGGATCTTGCTGAAATCCTTGAAAAGATAAACTCCTGGGCCGAAAATGAGAACCTAAGGGCGATAATTGCCTTTGACGAGGCCCAATACCTCAGGCTTTCCGGAATCAGGTACGACGGTCTGATAGCCTATGCAGTGGATACCCTGCCCGCGATAACCTTTGTACTCACGGGATCCGAGGTGGGAATGCTCCAAGATTTCCTTGGCCTGGAAGACCCCAAAAAACCCCTCTTCGGCAGGTATGCGAGGGAGATAGTGCTCCAAAGGTTCAAACGGGAGGAGAGTGTGGACTTCCTCAGAAAGGGGTTTGGAGAGATAGGTATCGAACCTGCTGAAAAAGAGATCGAGGAAGCCGTTGAGAGACTCGACGGCATAGTTGGATGGCTCACGATGTACGGGTACCTTCGCGGAGTTAGAGGACTTTCCCACTCTGAGGCCATGGATGAGCTCTTTAACATGGCAGAAAAGTTAATCCGGGAGGAGCTTTCATCCCTTATCCAGAACAGCAGGAGATATGGAGTTATACTGAAAGCCGTCGCCATGGGAAATACCAGATGGAGCACCATAAAGGAGTACGTTGAGTTTAAGATGGGGCCGGTAAACGACGCGAAGTTCTCCATCCTCCTGAAGAACCTCCTCAAGTACGGCTACCTTGAACAGAGGGGAAACGAATACGCCATCCCGGATCCAGTTGTTAAGGAAGTCGTGAGGAACCTTCAACTTACCCCCCGGTAA
- a CDS encoding chloride channel protein, with protein sequence MAGLIGGLGAIAFRFLISLTHEFFFGKVLSLVTLQAGSFNLGYIFLPAIGALIVGFIVLRYPEIKGNGIPEVIEAVVFRNGNIPWSFAVAKTVATSITIGSGGSAGREGPIGFIGASLTSIFARWFSLSKEMKKLLVTCGLAAGIAGTFNTPLAGAMFALEVVYMGAFSINLVPIFLSAITGNAVTLALLKKAFEVEIPANLGHTIVELPFFFILGIVLGLLAAFYARFLYGVFDRFSASRIPEWAKPFLGGLGVGLIGFLLPGYGVFGIGYDGMKLAFYGKLGISLLLTLGLAKMLATALTIGSGQSGGVFAPSLYIGTMFGAAFGEAIYLLLPSLQADPAVYALAGMAAFFSGMTQAPLTQILMVTELTRSYAVLPAVMTSATMGFLTARFFLGGESIYTLKLLRKGYHIKTGKPVILETISVGEIMTKNPVYVTEDMTLFDVEHLIAETGHDCFPVVNENMEIIGIIGVKDILKRTSSMKRLKVRRFLKRAYGVTYPTETAQDALEKLMAYDQNLLPVVEGPQSRKLVGVVTKRDIYRAYYRGLEGMYIE encoded by the coding sequence ATGGCAGGCCTAATCGGTGGACTTGGAGCAATAGCTTTTAGGTTCCTTATCTCCCTCACCCATGAGTTCTTCTTTGGCAAGGTTCTGTCCCTCGTGACCCTCCAGGCTGGAAGCTTTAACCTCGGCTACATTTTTCTTCCTGCAATTGGAGCCCTCATCGTTGGCTTTATAGTCCTGCGGTATCCCGAAATCAAGGGCAACGGCATTCCAGAGGTGATAGAGGCCGTTGTCTTCAGGAACGGGAACATCCCCTGGAGCTTCGCGGTAGCCAAAACAGTAGCGACATCAATAACGATAGGCTCAGGCGGGAGCGCGGGCAGGGAAGGACCGATAGGGTTTATTGGGGCTTCCCTGACTTCCATCTTCGCCAGGTGGTTCAGTCTCTCAAAGGAGATGAAGAAGCTCCTCGTTACCTGTGGTTTGGCCGCTGGAATAGCGGGAACTTTCAACACACCACTCGCCGGAGCGATGTTCGCCCTGGAAGTTGTCTACATGGGGGCGTTTTCAATAAACCTCGTCCCGATATTTCTTTCGGCGATAACAGGCAACGCCGTAACGCTCGCCCTTCTCAAGAAAGCCTTTGAGGTGGAGATACCGGCCAACCTTGGCCACACCATTGTTGAGCTTCCCTTCTTCTTTATCCTCGGGATAGTCCTCGGCCTCCTCGCCGCTTTCTACGCCCGCTTCCTCTACGGTGTCTTCGACAGGTTCTCGGCTTCGAGGATTCCTGAATGGGCAAAGCCCTTCCTCGGTGGGCTGGGAGTTGGCCTCATAGGCTTCCTCCTCCCGGGCTACGGAGTATTTGGAATTGGCTACGATGGAATGAAGCTCGCTTTCTACGGGAAGCTGGGAATAAGTCTTCTCCTCACGCTTGGGCTCGCCAAGATGCTGGCAACGGCCTTAACGATAGGCTCTGGCCAGAGTGGCGGCGTCTTTGCTCCCAGCCTCTACATAGGGACGATGTTCGGAGCGGCTTTCGGGGAAGCCATCTACCTTCTTCTTCCCTCCCTGCAAGCAGACCCTGCAGTTTACGCCCTGGCTGGAATGGCCGCCTTCTTCAGCGGGATGACGCAGGCGCCACTGACGCAGATACTCATGGTTACCGAGCTCACGAGGAGCTACGCGGTTCTGCCAGCGGTCATGACCTCTGCAACGATGGGTTTTCTGACGGCTAGGTTCTTCTTGGGTGGTGAGTCAATCTACACTCTCAAGCTCCTTAGAAAAGGCTACCACATAAAGACCGGGAAGCCTGTCATCCTTGAGACAATCTCCGTCGGCGAGATAATGACCAAAAACCCGGTGTACGTCACAGAGGACATGACGCTCTTCGATGTTGAGCACCTGATAGCTGAAACCGGCCACGACTGCTTTCCGGTTGTCAACGAGAACATGGAGATCATCGGAATCATAGGGGTAAAGGACATCCTTAAGAGAACCAGCTCGATGAAAAGGCTTAAAGTTAGGCGCTTCCTCAAGAGGGCCTACGGAGTCACTTATCCAACCGAGACCGCCCAGGATGCTCTCGAAAAGCTCATGGCCTACGACCAGAACCTCCTGCCTGTCGTGGAGGGCCCTCAGAGCAGAAAGCTCGTCGGCGTGGTCACCAAAAGGGACATATACCGCGCCTACTACCGCGGACTGGAGGGCATGTACATAGAATGA
- a CDS encoding CBS domain-containing protein gives MEVETALEKFHSMKLAEIIPSTTMMPIVTADSDLLSVLKVLRTRHHVWVVKDRESMGLVGVIKYLDVIDILLPPESHRFKLGMTSKSLKSLLGGAAKAEDVADRHPLTIEEDATVLDALNKMRRYRAQVLAVVEGEKLVGEVSLRILIDEFLRLLRVGGAQWKE, from the coding sequence ATGGAGGTTGAGACAGCCCTTGAAAAGTTTCACTCCATGAAATTGGCCGAGATAATACCCTCGACGACTATGATGCCAATCGTCACTGCAGATTCTGACCTTCTAAGCGTTCTAAAGGTTCTGAGAACCAGGCACCACGTATGGGTCGTCAAGGACAGGGAGAGCATGGGACTGGTTGGGGTTATAAAGTACCTTGACGTAATCGACATACTCCTCCCCCCCGAATCCCACAGGTTCAAGCTGGGGATGACCAGCAAAAGCTTGAAATCCCTCCTCGGAGGGGCCGCCAAGGCTGAGGACGTCGCCGACAGGCATCCACTCACGATAGAAGAAGACGCCACAGTGCTCGATGCCCTCAACAAAATGAGGAGGTACAGGGCCCAGGTTCTGGCGGTTGTTGAGGGAGAAAAGCTGGTCGGTGAAGTGAGCCTGAGGATACTGATAGACGAGTTCTTAAGGCTCTTGAGGGTGGGTGGTGCCCAATGGAAGGAGTAG
- a CDS encoding cation:proton antiporter — MEGVAWLLATIGIALILAKIGDSIIERFELPGVLGELIMGMLLGNLVYFGFVAPQYLPIVSGQGFTTDVSQISEFLAKLGIIFLLFLGALDTDVEQLKKTGVTATVSTLLGVFVPLILGWYALMAMGYSSKEAFAGGVLLTATSIGLTVRVMMDLGVLRSEVGAASLSASVMDDFLGIALVIFAVGSGSLIDLSVKIVAFFIITGVLGWYFIDYYIRFAERLHVEKGILGMTIGMMFLFAALAEGWFAAAIEGAFMMGLILSKLPEGKRLMEDVRAIGYGLLIPFFFVHTGAMLNLKVFEHRNALVLAAVLTTIAVVGKIVGRGFGAWITAWGRGKDFLFTRENFWMSLQMGIGSVPRTEVALVDLMVAIHGGAISPDHAQEFIAATLIFITISVLITPPLLKWAFRREIEEVKAEKASKKVERIQETKEKIKELKGSQ; from the coding sequence ATGGAAGGAGTAGCATGGCTTCTGGCGACGATAGGCATCGCTCTCATCCTGGCTAAAATAGGGGACAGCATAATTGAACGTTTTGAGCTCCCCGGCGTTCTCGGCGAGCTGATAATGGGTATGCTCCTCGGAAACCTCGTTTACTTCGGTTTCGTTGCTCCCCAGTACCTGCCCATCGTCAGCGGGCAGGGTTTTACCACCGATGTCTCCCAGATATCCGAGTTTCTAGCAAAGCTGGGAATAATATTCCTCCTCTTTCTCGGTGCCCTCGATACCGACGTAGAGCAGCTGAAGAAAACCGGCGTTACCGCAACCGTATCCACCCTCCTGGGAGTTTTCGTTCCGTTAATCCTCGGCTGGTACGCCCTCATGGCCATGGGTTATTCCAGTAAAGAAGCCTTCGCCGGCGGCGTTCTCCTGACTGCCACGAGCATAGGCTTGACGGTTAGGGTAATGATGGACTTAGGCGTTCTCAGGAGCGAGGTTGGGGCGGCTTCACTGAGCGCGAGCGTTATGGACGACTTTCTTGGCATAGCCCTGGTTATCTTCGCGGTTGGAAGCGGCAGTTTGATAGACCTGAGCGTTAAGATCGTGGCCTTCTTCATAATAACCGGCGTCCTCGGGTGGTACTTCATAGACTACTACATCAGGTTCGCCGAGAGGCTCCACGTCGAGAAGGGCATCCTTGGAATGACCATTGGGATGATGTTCCTCTTCGCTGCTTTAGCCGAGGGCTGGTTTGCGGCGGCCATTGAGGGCGCCTTCATGATGGGCCTTATCCTCTCGAAGCTCCCGGAAGGAAAGCGCCTCATGGAGGACGTCAGGGCGATTGGCTACGGCCTGTTGATACCGTTCTTCTTCGTGCACACAGGAGCGATGCTCAACCTTAAGGTCTTCGAGCATAGGAACGCTCTCGTTCTGGCGGCAGTACTGACTACCATAGCGGTGGTCGGAAAGATAGTAGGCAGGGGCTTTGGAGCATGGATAACAGCCTGGGGCCGCGGAAAGGACTTCCTCTTCACCAGGGAAAACTTCTGGATGTCGCTCCAGATGGGCATAGGCTCTGTTCCGAGGACTGAGGTTGCACTCGTTGACCTGATGGTGGCCATCCACGGCGGTGCCATAAGCCCAGACCACGCGCAGGAGTTCATAGCGGCGACGCTGATATTCATTACAATATCAGTCCTGATAACGCCACCTCTCCTCAAGTGGGCCTTCAGGAGGGAAATAGAGGAAGTAAAAGCGGAGAAAGCCAGCAAGAAAGTTGAGAGAATCCAGGAAACCAAGGAGAAGATAAAAGAGCTAAAGGGCTCCCAGTGA
- a CDS encoding DNA-binding protein — protein MENPVLEWLKTGKDDAEDIVDLPWSVKQVGENHYVAEHPKIPFLLNVLFMDGFVRLAVPSGIETIAMRLEDKVKTYHTLLVLNERMNLLKFTLSGMNDEIILRVDLDEKSLGKEEFNDALTALLVGMNILMESLGLTQEFQEMIFERLALMVLERMKNGATEKEIVEFLTKKVGMSKNEAETLLSELKKSVTEEERGYI, from the coding sequence ATGGAAAATCCGGTGCTGGAGTGGCTGAAAACGGGGAAGGACGACGCAGAAGATATAGTCGACCTCCCCTGGAGCGTTAAGCAGGTTGGGGAAAACCACTACGTAGCTGAACACCCGAAGATACCATTCCTTCTGAACGTCCTCTTCATGGACGGCTTTGTAAGGCTCGCGGTTCCCTCCGGAATAGAGACTATAGCGATGAGGCTGGAGGACAAGGTGAAGACCTATCATACTCTCCTCGTTCTAAACGAGAGGATGAACCTTCTTAAGTTCACCCTGAGCGGCATGAACGATGAGATAATCCTCCGCGTTGATCTCGATGAAAAGAGCCTTGGAAAGGAGGAGTTCAACGACGCGCTGACCGCGTTGCTTGTTGGAATGAACATTCTCATGGAATCCCTCGGGCTAACTCAAGAGTTCCAGGAGATGATCTTCGAGAGACTGGCCCTGATGGTTCTCGAAAGGATGAAAAACGGGGCAACTGAGAAGGAGATAGTCGAATTTCTGACCAAGAAGGTCGGCATGAGCAAGAATGAGGCTGAGACACTGCTTTCCGAGCTCAAAAAGTCGGTAACGGAGGAGGAGAGGGGATACATTTGA
- a CDS encoding histone deacetylase family protein produces the protein MRFGVLYSPVFLEHKPRDYHPENPGRLERAVGSLKRTGLWENVIGPKPAQEEELLKVHSEDYVELVKSLGKEFTYIDPDTYVSPGTFKAALTAFGASRMAVELALEKRGLYLALVRPPGHHAGKSGRAFNAPTLGFCIFNNAAYAAKVAEEKIGKVLVIDFDAHHGNGTQEILWNDDRAVHIDLHERDIYPMSGYEYEVGGKDAEGTKINIPMPHYAGDDDYVYAWDEIVLPVIAQLRPKLIVVSAGFDGFLGENLTTLRLSEVFFAYAGSTLSRYPLAVIFEGGYSIGLDKGLPVFIRGYLSGEIREVPVTPSYGALTTVSAVKEVQRQWWGL, from the coding sequence TTGAGGTTCGGGGTTCTTTATTCCCCTGTTTTTCTCGAACATAAGCCCAGGGATTATCACCCCGAGAATCCCGGAAGGCTTGAGAGGGCAGTTGGGAGCCTCAAGAGGACGGGGCTCTGGGAAAACGTCATTGGGCCAAAACCCGCCCAGGAGGAAGAGCTCCTCAAGGTTCATAGTGAAGACTACGTTGAGCTGGTGAAGTCGCTGGGAAAAGAATTCACCTACATCGACCCTGACACCTACGTTTCTCCCGGCACGTTCAAAGCCGCACTTACCGCCTTTGGGGCATCAAGGATGGCTGTTGAGCTTGCACTTGAAAAGAGGGGGCTTTATCTGGCTCTAGTAAGACCGCCCGGTCACCACGCCGGAAAATCCGGTAGGGCCTTTAATGCCCCAACTCTCGGTTTCTGCATCTTCAACAACGCCGCCTACGCAGCCAAAGTGGCAGAGGAGAAGATTGGGAAAGTTCTGGTTATAGACTTCGACGCCCACCACGGCAATGGAACGCAGGAGATACTGTGGAACGACGACAGGGCTGTTCACATAGACCTCCACGAGCGTGACATCTATCCGATGAGCGGGTACGAATACGAGGTTGGCGGAAAAGATGCCGAGGGAACGAAGATTAACATCCCGATGCCCCACTATGCTGGCGACGACGACTACGTTTACGCCTGGGATGAAATCGTTCTTCCAGTAATAGCACAGCTCAGACCAAAGCTCATCGTTGTCTCGGCCGGTTTCGACGGTTTTCTCGGCGAGAACCTGACGACGCTCCGCCTTAGTGAGGTCTTCTTCGCCTACGCCGGCTCAACCCTCTCCCGCTATCCGCTCGCAGTCATCTTTGAGGGCGGCTATTCTATCGGCCTCGACAAAGGCCTGCCGGTCTTCATCAGAGGCTACCTCTCGGGAGAGATAAGGGAAGTCCCGGTTACGCCGTCCTATGGGGCCCTAACAACAGTCTCAGCCGTAAAAGAAGTGCAGAGGCAGTGGTGGGGGCTGTAG
- the speB gene encoding agmatinase, translating into MDFLYTYETLKLEFPLVEPESADFIIVGVPFDGTTSFKAGARFGPTLIRHATLNLESYILDYDIDIAELPIADVGDIAVVAGDPRRTADRVRETIEEIKRANPSALPILLGGEHSQTLGAVEALKPKSYVVFDAHLDLRDSYEDNPHNHACVARRIAELGIKEAMFGIRSGTKDEVEFAEKNGIRWVHARDYSFDAFVDLVSSLPDPIYLSIDIDVFDLSMVPSTGTPEAGGLTFWDVVEAIEWLAEKKRIAGFDIMEVAGERLGDPTALTAAKLLFYFIGAVAKFGR; encoded by the coding sequence ATGGACTTCCTGTATACCTACGAGACCCTTAAGCTTGAGTTTCCCCTGGTCGAGCCGGAAAGTGCTGATTTCATAATCGTAGGAGTTCCTTTCGACGGTACCACTAGTTTCAAGGCCGGAGCTCGCTTTGGCCCGACTCTCATCAGGCACGCGACGCTGAACCTCGAGAGCTACATCCTTGACTACGACATCGACATAGCTGAGCTTCCGATAGCTGACGTAGGTGATATAGCAGTGGTGGCAGGTGATCCCAGGAGGACAGCCGATAGGGTGCGCGAGACGATTGAAGAGATAAAGAGGGCCAACCCAAGTGCCCTTCCAATACTCCTCGGCGGTGAACACTCCCAGACCCTCGGTGCCGTTGAAGCGTTAAAGCCAAAGAGCTACGTCGTCTTCGACGCTCACCTCGACCTCCGCGACAGCTACGAGGACAACCCCCACAACCACGCCTGCGTTGCCAGAAGAATAGCGGAGCTGGGCATTAAGGAGGCGATGTTTGGGATAAGGAGCGGTACAAAAGATGAGGTGGAGTTCGCTGAAAAGAACGGAATACGCTGGGTTCACGCGAGGGACTACAGCTTCGATGCCTTCGTTGACCTAGTCTCTTCCCTCCCCGATCCAATTTATCTCTCCATTGACATAGACGTCTTCGACCTCTCGATGGTTCCCTCAACAGGAACGCCCGAGGCCGGTGGCTTGACTTTCTGGGATGTCGTTGAGGCCATCGAGTGGCTTGCCGAAAAGAAGAGAATAGCCGGCTTTGACATAATGGAAGTGGCCGGCGAAAGGCTGGGAGATCCCACCGCACTGACCGCCGCAAAGCTGCTTTTCTACTTCATCGGTGCCGTGGCCAAATTCGGCCGTTAG